In one window of Thermotoga sp. Mc24 DNA:
- a CDS encoding ABC transporter substrate-binding protein yields the protein MRKVLVTVLLVFTVLSLFSAVRIAVILPMTGGISAFGRMVWEGIQIAHEEKPTVLGEEVELVLLDTRSEKTEAANAAARAIDKEKVLAIIGEVASAHSLAVAPIAEENKVPMVTPASTNPLVTQGRKFVSRVCFIDPFQGSAMAVFAYKNLGAKRVAVFTDVEQDYSVGLSNFFKDKFTELGGQVKSVLFRSGDQDFSAQLSVAMSFNPDAIYITGYYPEIALISRQARQLGFTGYILAGDGADAPELIEIGGEAVEGLLFTTHYHPKAASNPVAKKFVEVYKEKYGKEPAALNALGYDAYMVLLDAIERAGSFDREKIAEEIRKTENFNGASGIINIDKNGDAIKSVVVNVVKNGSVDFEAVINPDDLK from the coding sequence ATGAGGAAGGTACTGGTAACGGTTCTTCTTGTATTTACGGTTTTGAGTCTTTTCTCGGCCGTTAGGATCGCTGTGATTCTTCCAATGACGGGTGGTATTTCCGCTTTTGGAAGAATGGTGTGGGAAGGAATTCAGATCGCTCACGAAGAGAAACCAACAGTTTTGGGAGAAGAGGTAGAACTCGTTCTCCTCGACACCAGAAGTGAAAAAACAGAAGCAGCGAACGCAGCAGCAAGAGCCATTGACAAAGAAAAGGTCCTCGCAATAATCGGTGAAGTGGCCAGTGCACATTCTCTTGCCGTAGCACCTATTGCAGAAGAGAACAAAGTTCCTATGGTGACTCCTGCCTCCACGAATCCACTCGTAACACAGGGAAGAAAGTTCGTATCCAGGGTTTGTTTCATCGACCCGTTCCAGGGATCAGCCATGGCAGTATTCGCTTACAAAAATCTGGGTGCAAAAAGAGTAGCTGTGTTCACGGATGTCGAGCAGGACTACAGCGTCGGACTCTCTAATTTCTTCAAAGACAAGTTCACTGAACTCGGCGGACAGGTGAAGAGCGTGCTCTTCAGAAGCGGTGATCAGGACTTTTCCGCACAGCTTTCCGTTGCGATGTCGTTCAACCCGGATGCAATCTACATAACAGGGTACTACCCGGAGATCGCCCTCATCTCCAGACAGGCAAGACAGCTTGGATTCACCGGTTACATTCTGGCAGGTGATGGTGCAGACGCACCGGAACTCATAGAAATCGGTGGAGAAGCAGTGGAAGGACTCCTCTTCACCACACACTACCATCCGAAGGCAGCCAGCAACCCTGTTGCAAAGAAGTTCGTTGAAGTGTACAAGGAGAAATACGGAAAAGAACCAGCTGCGCTCAACGCTCTCGGATACGATGCTTACATGGTGCTTCTCGACGCGATCGAAAGGGCAGGAAGCTTTGACAGGGAAAAGATCGCTGAAGAGATCAGAAAAACAGAGAATTTCAACGGTGCCAGCGGTATCATAAACATCGACAAGAACGGAGACGCCATCAAATCCGTCGTTGTAAACGTTGTGAAGAACGGTTCAGTTGACTTTGAGGCTGTCATCAATCCTGATGATCTCAAGTAA
- a CDS encoding DUF58 domain-containing protein — translation MRVRKKPLVILTIFSVAVWILTQNNIFLLMVFFTATRWLDLFLTLKAIPKIKIERHITKTRLFVDEKAEMIYEISYSGLLRISMKLNPSLSPVRFFKKDTEEISLRPSSSEKLVFIFSFGTRGRKILKGFSIKIEDTFATFSVEKEFNAEDEVIVFPEYVPIEFYKEALKELLPGRKSPQRLLDDNTMLKGLRDYNGEPMNRIHWKASARYGRLLVKEHDHTALGRVKIFLDLNLPKDVQLGEVWKELRRYYEDEAVRFVASVVKDLKERHTPVELTVIGEEIWKNHDRDWVMDFELLATVRGTDNPRFDTKSVLETVVFDPSDTVLLFCVHLTEQELPLLLRVRSQVSKLIVFVIPYGLRDPNTKPFRSYLLMRKDLLDLLEKVKLLEENHVIVRGVRENMTVQEVVESVP, via the coding sequence ATGAGGGTAAGGAAGAAACCACTTGTGATTCTCACAATCTTTTCCGTTGCAGTATGGATCCTCACACAGAACAACATTTTTCTTCTGATGGTTTTCTTTACCGCAACAAGGTGGTTGGATCTCTTCTTGACTCTGAAAGCCATTCCAAAAATAAAGATAGAAAGGCACATCACAAAAACCAGACTCTTCGTGGATGAAAAAGCAGAGATGATCTACGAGATCAGCTATTCCGGCCTCTTGCGGATTTCGATGAAACTCAATCCGAGTCTTTCTCCCGTCAGGTTTTTCAAAAAAGATACCGAAGAAATTTCTCTGAGACCATCTTCTTCGGAAAAGCTGGTGTTCATTTTCTCGTTTGGAACACGTGGAAGAAAGATCCTGAAGGGATTTTCCATAAAAATCGAAGACACGTTCGCAACTTTTTCTGTGGAAAAGGAGTTCAACGCAGAGGACGAGGTGATCGTTTTTCCCGAGTACGTGCCGATCGAATTCTACAAAGAGGCCCTGAAAGAGCTCCTGCCGGGTAGAAAAAGTCCCCAGAGGCTTCTCGACGACAACACGATGCTGAAGGGACTCAGAGATTACAACGGAGAACCGATGAACAGAATACACTGGAAGGCCTCCGCGAGATATGGAAGGTTGCTCGTGAAAGAACACGATCACACCGCACTGGGAAGGGTGAAGATTTTTCTCGATTTGAACCTTCCAAAAGATGTCCAGCTGGGAGAAGTCTGGAAAGAACTGAGGAGGTACTACGAAGATGAAGCGGTGCGGTTTGTAGCGAGCGTGGTGAAAGACCTGAAAGAACGTCACACACCTGTGGAATTAACAGTCATAGGTGAAGAAATCTGGAAAAATCACGATCGAGACTGGGTGATGGATTTTGAACTGCTCGCTACCGTGAGAGGAACGGACAATCCTCGTTTCGATACGAAGAGTGTCCTGGAGACGGTCGTATTTGATCCTTCAGATACTGTTCTCCTTTTCTGCGTACACCTGACGGAGCAGGAGCTTCCCTTACTTCTCAGAGTGAGGTCTCAGGTTTCAAAATTGATAGTATTTGTCATACCATACGGTTTACGCGATCCAAACACGAAGCCTTTCAGGAGCTATCTCCTCATGAGGAAAGATCTCCTCGATCTTCTGGAAAAGGTGAAGCTACTCGAAGAGAACCACGTGATCGTGAGAGGAGTGCGGGAGAACATGACCGTTCAGGAGGTTGTAGAAAGTGTTCCATGA
- a CDS encoding AAA family ATPase — protein sequence MIERVINNIEKVIKGKREAIEVVVAALLAKGHVLMEDVPGVGKTMLARALALSLGVDFRRVQFTPDLLPTDLTGLYIYDRKKEDFVFKKGPVFTDVLLADEINRATPRTQSALLEAMAEGQVTVDGITHKLSERFFVIATQNPIEYEGTFPLPEAQLDRFMICVKMGYPDEEAEIQMLTSQEKEHPISQLEPVMNPDELSELQKKVRNVFVSDEVKKYIVDIASATRNHPSLLLGMSPRGSIALMHFSMALAFMDGRDFVLPDDVKRAAVYVIPHRVIQSAESKLKREKKEDIVREILDRVKVVK from the coding sequence TTGATAGAGCGGGTGATAAACAACATCGAAAAGGTGATAAAAGGAAAGAGAGAAGCCATCGAAGTTGTTGTCGCAGCGCTTCTTGCAAAAGGGCACGTTCTCATGGAAGATGTGCCAGGAGTTGGAAAGACGATGCTTGCAAGAGCCCTTGCGCTATCCCTTGGAGTGGATTTCAGACGGGTTCAGTTCACACCGGACCTCCTTCCGACAGATCTTACCGGTCTGTACATATACGATAGAAAGAAAGAAGACTTTGTCTTTAAAAAGGGGCCCGTGTTCACCGATGTTCTCCTCGCGGACGAGATAAACAGGGCAACACCGAGAACACAATCTGCGCTCCTTGAGGCAATGGCAGAAGGTCAAGTGACTGTGGATGGAATCACACACAAGCTTTCTGAGAGATTCTTCGTGATCGCTACACAAAACCCAATCGAGTACGAAGGGACTTTCCCCCTCCCGGAAGCTCAGCTCGACCGCTTCATGATCTGCGTGAAGATGGGGTATCCCGATGAAGAAGCAGAGATTCAGATGCTCACATCCCAGGAAAAAGAACATCCCATAAGTCAGCTGGAACCGGTCATGAACCCTGATGAGCTTTCAGAACTTCAAAAAAAGGTGAGGAATGTTTTTGTGAGTGATGAAGTGAAGAAATACATCGTCGATATAGCCAGTGCCACAAGAAATCATCCGTCGCTTCTTTTGGGCATGAGCCCCCGTGGAAGTATAGCCCTCATGCACTTCTCCATGGCTCTCGCTTTCATGGATGGGAGAGATTTTGTCCTTCCAGACGACGTGAAAAGAGCCGCTGTGTACGTGATACCCCACAGAGTGATCCAGTCTGCGGAGTCCAAACTCAAAAGGGAGAAAAAGGAGGATATAGTGAGAGAAATTCTCGACCGCGTGAAGGTGGTCAAATGA
- a CDS encoding aminotransferase-like domain-containing protein, whose amino-acid sequence MNLEDKISKIGRNMKSSIIREILKFAADKDAISFGGGVPDPETFPRKELAEIAKEIIEKEYHYTLQYSTTEGDPVLKQQILKLLEKMYGITGLDEDNLVFTVGSQQALDLIGKLFLDDESYCVLDDPAYLGAINAFRQYLANFVVVPLEDDGMDLNVLERKLSEFDKNGKIKQVKFIYVVSNFHNPAGVTTSLEKRKALVEIAEKYDLFIVEDDPYGALRYEGETVDPIFKIGGPERVVLLNTFSKVLAPGLRIGMVAGSKEFIRKIVQAKQSADLCSPAITHRLAARYLERYDLLEQLEPTIELYRRKRTVMLNALEEYFSDIPGVKWVKSEGGLFIWLTLPEGFDTWEMFEYAKRKKVFYVPGMVFKVYDEPSPSMRLSFCLPPDEKIVEGIKRLKEVVLEYGKEKGLL is encoded by the coding sequence GTGAATCTAGAAGACAAGATCTCAAAGATAGGCCGAAACATGAAATCCTCCATCATCAGGGAAATTCTCAAATTTGCTGCGGACAAAGATGCCATTTCTTTCGGAGGGGGAGTGCCCGATCCTGAGACTTTTCCGAGGAAAGAACTTGCAGAAATCGCAAAGGAAATCATAGAGAAAGAGTACCATTACACCCTTCAGTACTCCACAACGGAAGGCGATCCCGTTCTTAAACAGCAAATTTTGAAACTTCTGGAGAAGATGTACGGTATCACAGGACTCGACGAAGACAATCTGGTATTCACCGTTGGATCCCAGCAGGCACTGGATCTAATTGGAAAACTCTTCCTCGACGATGAGAGTTACTGCGTCCTCGATGATCCCGCATACCTCGGAGCCATAAACGCGTTCAGACAGTACCTTGCGAACTTCGTGGTGGTCCCGCTCGAAGACGACGGAATGGATCTCAATGTTCTGGAAAGAAAGCTTTCCGAATTCGACAAAAATGGAAAAATAAAACAGGTGAAGTTCATCTACGTTGTTTCGAACTTCCACAACCCAGCGGGAGTCACGACTTCTCTGGAGAAGAGAAAAGCGCTCGTCGAAATCGCAGAAAAGTACGACCTCTTCATAGTAGAAGACGATCCCTACGGTGCTTTGAGGTACGAAGGAGAAACTGTGGATCCCATCTTCAAGATAGGTGGACCAGAAAGGGTGGTTCTTCTCAACACGTTCAGCAAAGTCTTGGCACCGGGTCTCAGAATAGGGATGGTGGCGGGAAGCAAGGAGTTCATCAGAAAGATCGTTCAGGCAAAGCAGTCTGCGGATCTGTGCAGTCCCGCTATCACTCATCGTCTCGCTGCCCGTTATTTGGAGAGGTACGATCTTCTCGAGCAGTTGGAACCCACCATCGAACTCTACAGAAGAAAGAGAACGGTGATGCTCAACGCTCTTGAAGAGTACTTCTCCGACATACCAGGCGTGAAATGGGTGAAATCGGAAGGTGGTCTCTTCATCTGGCTCACCCTTCCCGAGGGTTTCGACACCTGGGAGATGTTCGAGTACGCGAAGAGAAAGAAGGTGTTTTACGTTCCTGGAATGGTTTTCAAAGTATACGACGAGCCGAGTCCCTCTATGAGGCTTTCCTTCTGTCTGCCGCCAGATGAAAAGATCGTTGAAGGGATCAAAAGGCTCAAGGAAGTTGTCCTCGAGTACGGCAAGGAAAAAGGTCTTCTGTGA
- a CDS encoding phosphate acetyltransferase, whose product MFLEKLVEMAQGKGKKLAVAAANDDHVIEAVCRAWKERVCEPVLFGPEEEITRIIEELVPEWKTPQIVDCPPEEAGRLAVEAVSKGECDFLMKGKIKTGNLMKIYLDERYGLRTGKTMAMVSVMEIPDFPRPLIISDPGMLISPTLEQKVDMIEHCVRVANVMGLETPKVAVVGAIEVVNPKMPITMEAAVLSKMNQRGQIKGCIVDGPFALDNVVSEEAAKKKGIQSPVAGKADILILPDIEAANILYKALVFLAKAKSASIILGGKVPVVLTSRADSEETKFYSIALSAVFA is encoded by the coding sequence ATGTTTCTGGAAAAACTGGTTGAGATGGCTCAAGGAAAGGGAAAAAAGCTCGCAGTTGCGGCTGCGAACGATGATCACGTGATAGAAGCTGTCTGCAGGGCTTGGAAAGAGAGAGTGTGCGAGCCCGTTCTGTTCGGTCCAGAGGAAGAGATCACCAGGATCATCGAGGAACTCGTCCCTGAATGGAAGACGCCCCAAATCGTAGATTGTCCCCCAGAAGAAGCGGGAAGACTCGCTGTGGAGGCCGTTTCAAAGGGAGAATGCGATTTTCTGATGAAGGGAAAGATAAAGACAGGAAATTTGATGAAGATCTATCTGGACGAAAGGTACGGACTTCGAACGGGAAAAACGATGGCGATGGTGAGCGTGATGGAGATACCCGATTTCCCGAGGCCTCTCATAATCTCCGATCCCGGTATGCTGATAAGCCCCACTCTGGAACAGAAGGTTGACATGATAGAACACTGTGTTCGAGTGGCAAACGTCATGGGTTTAGAAACACCGAAAGTTGCCGTTGTCGGTGCCATAGAAGTCGTGAATCCAAAGATGCCCATCACGATGGAAGCGGCCGTTCTCTCGAAGATGAACCAGAGAGGGCAAATAAAAGGGTGTATCGTCGATGGGCCCTTCGCGCTGGACAACGTTGTGTCGGAAGAAGCGGCGAAAAAGAAAGGGATACAAAGCCCTGTGGCGGGAAAGGCCGACATCTTGATACTGCCAGATATAGAGGCGGCGAACATTCTGTACAAAGCTCTGGTTTTTCTTGCTAAAGCGAAATCCGCATCTATCATTCTTGGTGGGAAAGTCCCTGTAGTTCTCACATCACGTGCAGACTCGGAAGAAACGAAGTTTTATTCCATAGCCCTCTCGGCGGTCTTCGCTTAG
- the mtnN gene encoding 5'-methylthioadenosine/S-adenosylhomocysteine nucleosidase: MILVLGVFKIEVEPMLKEMEVLEKGRLLKRYYQRGVVGRNEVVVSYGFIGKVEAALVTQAFLDRFNIDAVFLTGNAGGLEGVEVGDVVIGDSYVEYDFETALGDEGIIVSGSEDLEDKVIAYSNREIKTGLIASGDAFVTAKEKAEEIKRRTGALCVDMDSAAVAKVCHENEKKFLAIKTIVDICGKETEEEFRKNYERYGFLSNLILLDVLKKCVF, translated from the coding sequence GTGATCCTGGTTCTCGGTGTGTTCAAGATAGAAGTGGAACCCATGCTTAAAGAGATGGAAGTCCTGGAAAAAGGACGTCTCTTGAAAAGATACTACCAGCGGGGAGTTGTAGGAAGAAACGAGGTGGTCGTGAGCTACGGTTTCATCGGGAAGGTAGAGGCCGCGCTCGTTACTCAGGCTTTTCTGGACAGGTTCAACATAGATGCTGTTTTCTTGACGGGAAACGCCGGTGGTCTGGAAGGTGTTGAAGTTGGGGATGTCGTGATAGGAGATTCCTACGTCGAGTACGATTTCGAAACGGCCCTTGGTGATGAAGGAATCATCGTCTCGGGCAGTGAAGATCTCGAAGACAAGGTGATCGCTTATTCAAACAGAGAAATCAAGACAGGACTGATAGCAAGCGGAGACGCCTTTGTGACAGCGAAGGAGAAAGCCGAGGAGATAAAAAGAAGAACGGGAGCCCTCTGTGTCGATATGGACTCCGCCGCTGTGGCAAAAGTGTGCCACGAGAACGAGAAGAAGTTCCTCGCCATAAAGACGATCGTTGACATATGTGGAAAGGAAACGGAAGAAGAGTTCAGAAAAAACTACGAGAGATATGGCTTCCTCTCCAACCTGATCCTCCTCGACGTTCTGAAAAAGTGTGTCTTCTAA
- a CDS encoding ferritin has protein sequence MVISEKVRKALNDQLNREIYSSYLYLSMATYFDAEGFKGFAHWMKKQAQEELTHAMKFYEYIYERGGRVELEAIEKPPSNWNGIKDAFEAALKHEEFVTQSIYNILELALEEKDHATVSFLKWFVDEQVEEEDQVREILDLLEKANGQMSVIFQLDRYLGQRE, from the coding sequence ATGGTTATCTCAGAAAAAGTGAGAAAAGCGCTCAACGATCAGTTGAACAGGGAGATCTACTCTTCCTATCTCTATCTTTCGATGGCAACTTACTTCGATGCTGAAGGATTCAAGGGTTTTGCCCACTGGATGAAAAAGCAAGCGCAGGAAGAACTAACTCACGCGATGAAGTTCTACGAATACATCTACGAAAGAGGAGGAAGGGTCGAACTCGAAGCCATAGAGAAGCCACCTTCGAATTGGAACGGAATAAAAGACGCCTTTGAAGCGGCTCTGAAACACGAAGAATTCGTCACCCAGTCGATTTACAACATCCTGGAACTCGCTTTGGAAGAGAAAGATCACGCCACCGTGAGTTTCCTCAAATGGTTCGTTGACGAGCAGGTGGAAGAAGAAGACCAGGTGAGAGAAATCCTCGATCTTTTAGAAAAGGCAAATGGTCAGATGTCTGTGATCTTCCAGCTCGACAGGTATCTTGGACAGAGAGAGTGA
- a CDS encoding prepilin-type N-terminal cleavage/methylation domain-containing protein yields MRNGFTIVELLITIAVLLIGILLVLGFTTRTIVATVQSFTTIELADDLLKAAMEIRKEILKAGPRADQIYFDPENPEKISFLVNVPFGGEKYYSRNYTYTITFEKPDIKLYIFQEDSNSTDTRILVTDVSTCTFLAGAGTVSFVIGKEKHNIERTYFMSVALPNLK; encoded by the coding sequence ATGAGGAATGGTTTCACGATCGTGGAGCTTTTGATAACTATAGCTGTTCTTCTCATCGGAATACTCTTGGTTCTGGGATTCACAACGAGAACAATTGTTGCCACTGTTCAGTCGTTTACCACGATCGAGTTAGCGGACGATCTTTTGAAGGCAGCGATGGAAATAAGAAAGGAAATCCTGAAAGCTGGACCTAGAGCGGATCAGATTTATTTTGATCCGGAGAATCCTGAAAAAATTTCTTTCCTTGTGAATGTTCCTTTCGGTGGAGAAAAGTACTATTCCAGGAACTACACATACACTATCACATTTGAAAAACCGGACATCAAATTGTACATCTTCCAGGAAGATTCGAACAGCACAGATACGAGGATACTCGTAACGGATGTTTCAACCTGCACATTTTTGGCGGGTGCCGGTACTGTCTCCTTTGTTATAGGAAAAGAAAAACACAACATCGAAAGAACCTATTTCATGAGCGTAGCCCTTCCCAATCTGAAGTGA
- a CDS encoding flagellar protein FlaG, translated as MRIDPTDGKGNEVLHREITRRELHVKENGSTPVAEMKKQQEEDVQRAIEEFSKKLEKLRKIFRGEAEFRYDGELNMVIVKIKDTETGEIIRQIPPEVMVKIAKSINELLGILVDERV; from the coding sequence ATGAGGATCGATCCCACGGATGGGAAAGGAAACGAGGTGCTTCATAGAGAAATAACAAGAAGGGAACTACATGTGAAAGAGAACGGATCAACACCCGTCGCTGAGATGAAAAAACAGCAGGAAGAGGACGTTCAGAGAGCTATAGAAGAATTCTCGAAGAAGCTGGAAAAACTGAGAAAGATCTTCAGAGGAGAAGCCGAATTCAGGTACGACGGCGAATTGAACATGGTGATCGTGAAGATAAAAGACACCGAAACTGGGGAGATCATAAGGCAGATTCCTCCTGAGGTGATGGTGAAAATCGCAAAGAGTATAAACGAACTGCTTGGGATTCTCGTAGACGAAAGGGTGTGA
- the fliD gene encoding flagellar filament capping protein FliD, protein MDLSKIASTINMRYYSQLGGFQVGGAVSGLDTQSIINAILEAESQPLQNLTEKYEKYELMQEAYTEVKTKLREFRDLVYGFKLKSTVVQKTAVSSSSILSAEASSVAVTGVYHVKIVQTATYTTLAGASEVVPPPDSTKTFGELDYMYTPQEGTVRLYNNETGNYVEVQVLSTDTIDDIVNKLISALSSAGITGSVSYDINTGKLSITSDKNFSLVDITGNFTKVFHLDEASLNYSGGNYSLTSTASVSGLSTAKTLQQIATYTSKTIISGKVKINGVEIDVDQNDTLSSLIEKINDSEAGVTASYDYHANRVVIISKTSGPEAITLEDTYGTGLFSLLGIENHSLYVGQKAHLQISMDGTNWADVYSDTNDVEYNGVTFHISGMTSETITVDVRVDTDTIVEKIKEFVDKWNETMDYLNEKLTEEPITDKSEEEMTEEEKMKGVLKGDDLLEEIFSRLRGFITYKVEGDINYLWELGISTGDIGTGYENMMKGHLEVDEEKLRQIVEEDPDKVWEFFGGENGFATQLDDYLWELVKFNGRIDQVAGISGRIEREQRFLATQIASWIERLSKREQELWRKFSAMEEVISQLQSQGSWISQALQSNNK, encoded by the coding sequence ATGGACCTGAGTAAAATAGCGAGCACCATAAATATGAGATATTACTCACAGCTGGGTGGTTTCCAGGTGGGGGGAGCTGTCAGCGGACTCGACACCCAGTCCATCATAAACGCTATTCTCGAAGCAGAAAGCCAGCCGCTTCAAAATCTCACAGAAAAGTACGAAAAGTACGAGCTCATGCAAGAAGCCTACACAGAAGTGAAGACCAAACTCAGAGAGTTCAGAGATCTGGTCTACGGTTTCAAACTCAAGAGTACCGTTGTCCAGAAAACAGCCGTTTCTTCCAGTTCTATTCTTTCGGCTGAAGCTTCCTCTGTAGCCGTCACGGGTGTGTACCATGTAAAGATCGTTCAGACCGCAACTTACACCACGTTGGCTGGAGCGAGTGAAGTTGTTCCACCTCCCGATTCAACGAAGACGTTTGGGGAACTCGATTACATGTACACACCTCAGGAAGGAACTGTAAGACTGTACAACAACGAAACGGGAAACTACGTGGAAGTCCAGGTTCTCTCCACAGATACCATAGACGATATTGTCAACAAGTTGATCAGCGCTCTTTCATCTGCTGGAATAACTGGAAGCGTCAGCTACGATATTAACACCGGAAAGCTCAGCATCACTTCCGATAAGAATTTCTCGCTCGTTGATATCACGGGAAACTTCACGAAGGTGTTTCACCTGGATGAAGCCAGCCTGAATTACAGCGGTGGGAATTATTCTCTCACCAGTACTGCCTCTGTGAGCGGGCTTTCCACAGCGAAAACTCTCCAGCAGATTGCCACGTACACTTCAAAGACCATAATAAGTGGAAAGGTGAAGATAAACGGTGTGGAGATAGATGTGGATCAGAACGACACGTTGTCTTCTCTTATAGAGAAGATAAACGACAGCGAAGCCGGGGTTACCGCCAGTTATGATTACCATGCGAACAGAGTTGTGATCATTTCAAAGACCTCTGGTCCCGAGGCCATCACCCTGGAAGACACATACGGGACGGGTTTGTTCTCGCTTCTTGGAATAGAAAATCACAGTCTCTACGTGGGTCAGAAGGCTCATCTTCAGATCAGTATGGACGGCACGAACTGGGCGGATGTGTATTCAGACACGAATGACGTGGAGTACAACGGTGTCACTTTCCACATCTCTGGAATGACATCCGAGACGATCACCGTTGACGTGAGAGTCGATACGGATACGATAGTTGAAAAGATAAAAGAATTCGTGGATAAATGGAACGAAACGATGGATTATCTGAACGAAAAGCTCACAGAAGAGCCGATAACCGATAAATCCGAAGAAGAGATGACAGAAGAAGAGAAGATGAAAGGGGTTCTGAAAGGAGACGATCTGTTAGAAGAGATCTTCTCCCGTCTCAGAGGATTCATCACGTATAAAGTTGAAGGAGACATAAACTACCTCTGGGAACTTGGGATCAGCACAGGAGACATAGGAACCGGATACGAGAACATGATGAAGGGTCATCTCGAAGTGGATGAGGAGAAACTGAGGCAGATAGTGGAAGAGGATCCAGACAAGGTGTGGGAATTCTTCGGTGGGGAGAACGGTTTTGCCACACAGCTCGACGATTATCTATGGGAACTGGTGAAATTCAACGGCAGGATCGATCAGGTCGCGGGAATAAGCGGTCGAATAGAAAGAGAACAGAGATTCCTCGCCACACAGATAGCGAGCTGGATCGAAAGGCTCTCCAAGAGAGAACAGGAACTCTGGAGGAAGTTTTCGGCCATGGAGGAAGTGATCTCTCAGCTTCAGTCCCAGGGAAGCTGGATCTCTCAGGCGTTGCAAAGTAATAATAAGTGA
- a CDS encoding AfsR/SARP family transcriptional regulator: MSIFVKTFGGTKVIKDNDIVNARDWPSQKAFALFRYLIFRRNEEVSVEEIYNLFWEDMDDAFAKSNLNTTLHIIRKTTGITSEQLFVKRDLCCFFPGDEITIDADIFEECHRKLMKTTSDAEREKLLKRMFEIYTGPFLIEDIFAEWVQEIREIYESWYSDVLKELFELYLSRKDYDAALEMVNAYFQREPYDEDMYYRAIEVLLKKGDITRAKRVYDKLSSHLTEIGIKPRLKFEDFLSKRDSEFMLNGNKAVVVDEKLFERFLFLESRRREKSFVIVEVKLTDKSISTEDVSQRLASQLRKGDVMTFSDETIRILFHCPEQRRPTIEKRVVNALEKIGVNKNQYEIS; the protein is encoded by the coding sequence ATGAGCATTTTTGTGAAAACCTTTGGCGGGACAAAAGTTATCAAGGACAATGATATCGTGAATGCAAGAGACTGGCCATCGCAAAAGGCGTTTGCCCTGTTCAGGTATCTCATTTTCAGGAGGAACGAAGAAGTGTCCGTTGAAGAGATCTACAACCTCTTTTGGGAAGACATGGATGATGCATTCGCGAAATCCAACCTGAACACCACGCTCCATATCATAAGAAAAACCACCGGAATAACAAGCGAACAGCTCTTTGTGAAGAGAGATCTCTGCTGTTTCTTCCCGGGAGATGAAATCACCATAGACGCAGATATTTTCGAAGAGTGTCACAGAAAACTGATGAAAACTACGTCAGATGCTGAACGTGAAAAGCTCCTTAAGAGGATGTTCGAGATTTACACTGGGCCATTTTTAATCGAAGACATTTTCGCAGAATGGGTTCAGGAAATCAGAGAAATCTACGAATCGTGGTACTCGGATGTTCTGAAAGAACTCTTCGAATTGTACTTGTCGAGAAAAGATTACGACGCTGCTCTTGAGATGGTAAACGCTTATTTTCAGAGAGAGCCTTACGATGAGGATATGTACTACAGAGCCATTGAAGTTCTTTTGAAAAAGGGTGATATCACGAGGGCGAAACGTGTATACGACAAACTCTCAAGTCATCTTACGGAGATAGGGATCAAGCCTCGATTGAAATTCGAAGATTTTCTCTCCAAAAGAGACTCAGAATTCATGCTGAACGGTAACAAAGCAGTGGTGGTTGATGAAAAGCTCTTTGAAAGATTCCTCTTTCTGGAGAGTCGAAGGAGAGAAAAATCTTTTGTCATCGTCGAGGTGAAACTGACAGATAAGAGTATCAGCACTGAAGATGTCTCCCAAAGATTAGCATCTCAGCTTCGAAAGGGGGACGTGATGACCTTCTCAGACGAAACTATCCGAATTCTTTTCCACTGTCCTGAACAACGTCGTCCAACAATAGAAAAACGTGTGGTAAATGCACTCGAGAAAATTGGAGTGAATAAAAACCAGTACGAAATTTCCTGA